From Pseudoalteromonas viridis, the proteins below share one genomic window:
- a CDS encoding UvrD-helicase domain-containing protein: MRSGGEELLTWAQQCRPPAVAVDWLGTRLACHDGTKMLTVRLKKSLSPKVQSQLETFWINTHKARLLGAITSIEQLLQHRYLSIRYWATTRSVISELAKYWSGWQSQFALPEAVQQAQYTVAELNAWQEADLAQFREAYVQAQLSRYATFFDTICGQPLTQAQRRACVVQDERQLLLAGAGTGKTSVMVAKAAYLLHSQQATAEQVLMLAYGKEAAAEMQQRLSHSKVNVECATFHSLGLEIIARSEGSKPKLSALSQSDTARAQFIAETLASLCQDPLYQRDLLALLKRQFGAAEDCDKLDLDSHPVQKLIRQFSEALSFYKQALFLGKVQSLSQEFELWISCFRPVLTDYQLYLQKEQCIDFDDMITRAIELVRSGQFKSPWHVILVDEFQDISPLRAALLKALLAQNDKYALFAVGDDWQAIYRFSGGDISMTTHFAEHFGEATIQQLDMTFRYPQQLLDIASEFVCQNPNQLMKRVNSSKVATCPALIARPDDDNALSTAIDGFMDLTAEPCTVLLLARNHKYLPSAEALAALSERFARARITALTFHGAKGKEADFCILLGLHSNSVPARQQSAAIIEALLPEAESFLDAEERRLFYVALTRARKQVCLLVPDEPSPFIEQTLALLD, translated from the coding sequence ATGCGCTCTGGCGGTGAAGAGCTACTGACCTGGGCGCAGCAATGTCGGCCGCCAGCTGTGGCTGTTGACTGGCTGGGGACGCGCCTGGCGTGTCACGACGGCACCAAAATGCTGACCGTCCGACTGAAAAAGTCGCTGAGTCCGAAGGTGCAATCTCAACTAGAGACATTTTGGATAAACACGCACAAAGCGCGCCTGCTTGGTGCAATCACCTCTATTGAGCAGCTTTTACAACATCGTTATCTGTCGATACGCTACTGGGCTACAACGCGCTCCGTCATTAGTGAACTGGCAAAGTACTGGAGTGGCTGGCAAAGTCAGTTTGCTCTGCCTGAGGCCGTACAGCAAGCCCAGTATACAGTCGCAGAGCTCAATGCGTGGCAAGAAGCCGATCTGGCGCAATTCAGAGAAGCTTATGTTCAGGCTCAGCTTTCTCGTTATGCAACCTTTTTCGACACCATATGTGGTCAACCACTTACTCAGGCGCAGCGCCGGGCCTGTGTCGTACAGGATGAACGTCAGCTATTGCTAGCGGGGGCCGGAACTGGCAAAACCAGTGTGATGGTTGCCAAAGCTGCTTACCTGTTACACTCGCAGCAGGCCACGGCGGAGCAAGTGCTGATGCTGGCGTATGGCAAAGAGGCTGCTGCTGAAATGCAGCAAAGGCTCAGTCATAGTAAGGTGAATGTGGAGTGTGCCACTTTCCACAGTCTGGGCCTGGAGATCATTGCGCGCTCAGAGGGCAGCAAACCTAAACTGTCTGCACTTAGCCAAAGTGACACCGCCAGAGCGCAGTTTATTGCTGAGACTCTGGCATCGCTGTGTCAGGATCCGCTTTATCAGCGTGATTTACTTGCACTTCTTAAGCGTCAGTTCGGCGCGGCTGAGGACTGTGACAAACTAGACCTGGATTCTCATCCGGTGCAAAAGCTTATTCGTCAGTTTTCTGAGGCGCTGAGTTTTTACAAGCAGGCACTGTTTCTGGGCAAAGTTCAGTCACTCAGCCAGGAGTTTGAGCTGTGGATAAGCTGTTTTCGGCCAGTGCTTACCGACTACCAGCTCTATTTACAAAAAGAACAATGTATCGACTTTGATGATATGATCACCCGCGCAATTGAGCTGGTGCGCAGTGGTCAGTTCAAAAGCCCCTGGCACGTCATTTTGGTCGATGAATTCCAGGATATCTCCCCGTTAAGAGCGGCTTTACTGAAAGCTTTACTGGCGCAAAACGATAAGTATGCCTTGTTTGCCGTGGGCGATGACTGGCAGGCGATATACCGCTTCAGCGGTGGTGATATCTCCATGACAACGCATTTTGCCGAGCACTTTGGTGAAGCGACCATTCAGCAACTCGATATGACTTTTCGTTATCCTCAGCAGCTACTGGATATTGCCAGCGAGTTTGTTTGTCAGAATCCGAACCAATTAATGAAGCGGGTTAATTCGAGCAAGGTGGCAACCTGCCCGGCACTGATAGCGCGCCCGGACGATGACAATGCGCTAAGCACAGCAATAGACGGGTTTATGGATCTCACGGCTGAGCCTTGCACGGTACTGCTGCTGGCACGCAATCACAAGTATTTGCCCTCGGCAGAAGCACTTGCCGCGCTTTCAGAGCGTTTTGCGCGCGCCCGGATAACGGCACTGACCTTTCATGGTGCCAAAGGAAAAGAAGCCGACTTTTGTATTCTGCTCGGGTTACACAGCAATAGTGTGCCTGCCAGGCAGCAAAGTGCCGCTATTATCGAGGCGCTATTGCCTGAGGCAGAGTCATTTTTGGATGCCGAAGAGCGCCGGCTGTTTTATGTCGCACTGACCCGTGCGCGTAAGCAGGTGTGTTTGCTGGTACCTGACGAACCAAGCCCGTTCATTGAACAAACACTGGCACTGCTGGACTAA
- a CDS encoding ATP-grasp domain-containing protein produces MRGWIIYKDSATLLKPETYEIKRLLQVAQEENIDLQVYSPDQFDLLVSREDDQSVLIDGEPVSLPDFVLPRMGAGTTYFALAIIRHLERLGVHCFNSSEAIETVKDKLFAQQILAQQNLPTPKTMLVKFPVNIDLVEKQIGFPVVVKTLSGSQGSGVFLSKSRSEFDDLMQLIEATSPKANIILQKFIKSSHGRDLRVLTIGGRVVACMERNSGGANFKANVSAGAKGLSHPITPEIEWLATQTANILNLDMAGIDLLFDEEHFKICEANSSPGFEGLEAAVDVDVAREILHFIRIRLGIFDKKKPMVVEAKKSAAKSQPAATSA; encoded by the coding sequence ATGCGCGGATGGATTATATACAAAGACTCAGCAACCCTGCTAAAGCCTGAAACTTATGAGATCAAACGACTGCTGCAAGTCGCTCAGGAAGAGAATATTGATCTGCAGGTGTATTCTCCCGATCAGTTCGATCTGCTGGTATCCCGGGAAGACGATCAGAGTGTCCTGATCGATGGTGAGCCGGTCTCATTGCCCGACTTTGTGCTACCGCGTATGGGCGCAGGCACGACCTATTTTGCGCTGGCGATCATTCGCCACCTTGAGCGCCTCGGTGTGCATTGCTTTAACAGCTCAGAAGCCATCGAAACGGTTAAGGATAAGCTGTTTGCGCAACAGATCCTGGCACAGCAGAATTTGCCTACGCCGAAAACCATGCTGGTAAAATTCCCGGTGAATATCGACCTGGTAGAAAAGCAAATCGGTTTTCCAGTGGTCGTAAAAACGCTCTCTGGATCGCAGGGCAGTGGGGTCTTCTTATCTAAGTCTCGTAGTGAGTTTGACGATCTCATGCAACTTATTGAAGCGACCAGCCCGAAAGCCAATATTATTTTGCAGAAGTTTATTAAATCCAGTCATGGCAGAGACTTACGGGTGCTGACGATAGGCGGCCGAGTGGTGGCCTGTATGGAGCGAAACTCTGGAGGAGCGAACTTTAAGGCCAACGTGAGTGCGGGCGCAAAAGGTCTGTCTCACCCGATCACCCCGGAGATCGAATGGCTGGCAACTCAAACGGCTAATATCCTGAACCTGGATATGGCGGGGATTGACCTGTTGTTTGATGAAGAACATTTTAAGATCTGTGAAGCCAACTCAAGTCCTGGTTTTGAAGGGCTCGAAGCGGCTGTCGACGTGGATGTGGCACGAGAAATTCTGCACTTTATCCGCATTCGCTTGGGGATCTTCGATAAGAAAAAACCAATGGTTGTTGAGGCCAAAAAGTCGGCTGCTAAATCACAACCTGCGGCAACGAGCGCTTAG
- the queC gene encoding 7-cyano-7-deazaguanine synthase QueC, whose product MSEKVVVIYSGGMDSYTVLNKALKSGYEVYALSFNYGQRHVKELEVARRACDELGVAHKIVDISAINQLIGGSSLTDDIDVPEGHYEEESMKSTVVPNRNMILLSLAVGYAVSLKASKVFYGAHSGDHAIYPDCRPEFVKKMDDVCRIANYEEIEIVCPYLNNTKIEILTDGLKMGLDYSKTWTCYNGREKACGKCGACQERLEAFSLNQASDPLPYE is encoded by the coding sequence ATGAGCGAAAAAGTCGTTGTTATTTATTCCGGTGGTATGGATTCTTATACGGTCCTGAACAAAGCACTCAAGTCAGGCTATGAGGTCTATGCACTGTCTTTTAATTATGGCCAGCGCCATGTGAAAGAGCTCGAAGTTGCCCGCCGGGCCTGTGATGAACTCGGTGTTGCACATAAAATTGTCGATATTTCCGCTATCAATCAGCTGATCGGCGGCTCATCTTTGACTGATGACATTGATGTCCCTGAAGGCCACTATGAAGAAGAAAGCATGAAAAGCACGGTAGTGCCGAATCGCAATATGATCTTACTGTCTCTGGCCGTGGGCTATGCGGTGTCGCTAAAAGCAAGCAAAGTCTTTTACGGTGCCCATTCTGGCGACCACGCAATTTATCCGGATTGCCGCCCCGAGTTTGTGAAGAAAATGGACGACGTCTGTCGTATCGCCAATTACGAAGAAATTGAAATTGTCTGCCCTTATCTGAACAACACTAAGATTGAGATCCTCACAGACGGCCTGAAAATGGGACTCGACTACAGTAAAACCTGGACCTGTTATAACGGTCGTGAAAAAGCGTGCGGCAAGTGTGGCGCCTGTCAGGAGCGCCTTGAAGCCTTTTCACTTAACCAGGCAAGCGATCCTTTACCTTACGAATAA
- the queE gene encoding 7-carboxy-7-deazaguanine synthase QueE encodes MYKINEVFETIQGEASHTGVPSIFVRLQGCPVGCAWCDTKQTWEVDPVYLVSLEQTVEKKADSDYWANATPEQLLALFEERGYTAKHVVITGGEPCMYDLNPLCDALHARGYHTQVETSGTFEILVPKETWVTVSPKINMRGGYKVLTSAMQRADEIKHPVAMEKHVEELEALFEQTGVQPKLVYLQPISQKAKATKLAIDTCKQKNWRLSVQVHKYIGIS; translated from the coding sequence TTGTACAAGATCAATGAAGTGTTTGAAACCATCCAGGGTGAAGCCAGCCACACTGGCGTGCCTTCCATTTTTGTGCGCTTGCAGGGGTGTCCTGTTGGGTGCGCCTGGTGTGATACCAAGCAGACCTGGGAGGTCGATCCGGTTTATCTTGTGAGCCTTGAACAAACAGTCGAAAAGAAAGCGGACTCAGACTACTGGGCCAATGCCACGCCTGAGCAACTGTTAGCTTTGTTTGAAGAGCGCGGTTACACCGCAAAGCATGTTGTGATCACAGGCGGTGAGCCTTGTATGTACGATCTTAACCCCTTGTGTGACGCATTACATGCCAGGGGCTACCATACTCAGGTCGAAACCAGTGGCACCTTCGAGATCCTGGTTCCGAAAGAAACCTGGGTCACGGTCTCTCCAAAAATCAATATGCGCGGAGGCTACAAAGTACTGACCAGTGCCATGCAAAGGGCAGATGAAATCAAGCATCCGGTCGCGATGGAAAAGCATGTGGAAGAGCTGGAGGCTTTGTTTGAACAAACCGGCGTGCAACCTAAATTAGTCTATTTGCAACCTATTAGCCAGAAGGCCAAAGCCACTAAGCTGGCAATCGATACCTGTAAACAGAAAAACTGGCGCTTATCTGTGCAAGTACATAAATACATAGGGATCAGCTAA
- a CDS encoding AraC family transcriptional regulator, whose amino-acid sequence MQHIDQHNKHRDLYFERLKPVVAYIHNHPDQSVTLEQAAVLSHFSKYHFQRIFSALMGESLTQYSNRVRLERAASLLFFHPDKSVTDIALDCGYSGSANFTRSFKEHYGITPVSVRKTERLRKQLANSLTPQNINVELLMQLQAERVSAHPPALNPTPERIINIDSMTLCTLRAPRGYHLDGIWQCWEQLKLWAQTHDLDPQATTKLGFGHDNPLFTPLDKARYDGALEIPDGLKSAVVSPFRLSTLAAGQYAVFRYHDLVGNLLPFQLALYAAWLPTSGFEPDDAPLIEHYNQPTERNNEADPASHVIALEIWLKVKPLAKAAQVS is encoded by the coding sequence ATGCAGCATATTGATCAGCACAACAAGCATCGCGACTTGTATTTCGAACGACTAAAACCGGTGGTCGCTTACATCCACAACCACCCAGACCAATCCGTTACGCTGGAACAGGCGGCCGTGCTCAGTCATTTTTCGAAGTACCATTTTCAGCGCATCTTTTCTGCTCTGATGGGAGAATCACTGACGCAGTACAGTAACCGGGTAAGGCTGGAGCGCGCCGCCTCTTTGCTGTTCTTTCATCCAGATAAAAGTGTCACGGACATCGCGCTGGACTGCGGCTACTCAGGCAGCGCCAACTTTACGCGCTCTTTTAAAGAGCACTATGGCATTACGCCAGTCAGTGTAAGAAAAACAGAGCGACTAAGAAAACAACTGGCAAATAGCCTGACACCACAAAATATAAACGTAGAATTACTCATGCAGCTGCAAGCTGAACGGGTGTCAGCACACCCACCTGCGCTTAACCCAACTCCGGAGCGGATCATAAACATAGACTCGATGACGCTGTGTACACTCAGAGCACCTCGGGGTTATCACCTCGACGGGATCTGGCAGTGCTGGGAGCAACTTAAGCTGTGGGCTCAGACTCATGATCTGGACCCGCAAGCGACGACTAAACTTGGATTCGGCCACGATAACCCGCTATTTACCCCGCTGGACAAAGCCAGGTATGACGGTGCGCTGGAGATACCGGACGGATTAAAATCAGCCGTTGTGAGCCCTTTCAGGCTCAGCACTTTAGCCGCAGGTCAGTATGCTGTTTTTCGCTATCACGATTTGGTAGGAAATTTGCTGCCGTTTCAGCTGGCACTGTATGCCGCCTGGTTACCAACCAGTGGCTTTGAGCCGGACGATGCGCCGTTAATCGAACACTACAACCAACCCACTGAGCGCAACAACGAGGCAGACCCTGCAAGCCACGTGATTGCGCTGGAGATTTGGCTAAAGGTGAAACCGCTGGCTAAAGCAGCACAGGTTAGCTGA